The following proteins are encoded in a genomic region of Tenacibaculum sp. 190524A05c:
- a CDS encoding aldehyde dehydrogenase: MNIKNYINGEFVNPIKNQWIDNYNPSIGEVYGKIPNSTEEDIEKAYQAANEAFPNWSKTTLDERSNILSKIAQLIKEKLEVLAEAESKDNGKPLSLAKAVDIPRASSNFQFFANAITQFASEAHESVGFNAINLTLRQPIGVVGCISPWNLPLYLFTWKIAPAIAAGNCVVAKPSEVTPMTAFLLGEICNEAGLPKGVLNIVHGLGNSAGQAIIAHPKIKAISFTGGTNTGAHIARTAAPMFKKLSLELGGKNPNIIFADCDYDKMLSTTIKSSFANQGQICLCGSRIFVEESIYGKFKEDFVKKVSELKVGIPFDSETNVGALVSKQHLEKVKSYIDIAEQEGGEILFGGERVSVNGAENGYYLQPTIIEVDSNKCKLNQEEIFGPVVTIMSFKTQEEALTLANDVSYGLSATLWTNNLNRTMQMSQELQAGIVWVNTWLMRDLRTPFGGTKASGVGREGGFEALRFFTEPKNICIQYK, encoded by the coding sequence ATGAACATTAAAAACTACATCAACGGAGAATTCGTAAACCCAATTAAAAATCAATGGATTGATAATTATAATCCATCGATTGGTGAGGTATATGGAAAAATTCCGAATTCTACAGAAGAAGATATTGAAAAAGCATATCAAGCGGCAAATGAAGCTTTTCCAAATTGGTCAAAAACAACATTAGATGAAAGGAGTAATATTTTATCTAAGATTGCCCAATTGATTAAAGAGAAACTAGAAGTTTTAGCCGAAGCAGAATCAAAAGATAACGGAAAGCCATTATCATTAGCAAAAGCTGTTGATATTCCAAGAGCTTCTTCAAACTTTCAATTCTTTGCAAATGCTATCACGCAATTTGCCTCTGAAGCACATGAAAGTGTTGGTTTTAATGCTATAAATTTAACTTTACGTCAGCCCATTGGAGTTGTAGGATGTATTTCTCCATGGAATTTACCGTTATACTTATTTACTTGGAAAATTGCTCCAGCCATAGCTGCAGGTAATTGTGTTGTAGCAAAACCTAGTGAAGTTACTCCAATGACTGCATTTTTACTTGGAGAAATTTGTAATGAAGCGGGTTTACCTAAAGGTGTTTTAAACATTGTTCATGGGTTAGGAAATTCAGCGGGCCAAGCTATTATAGCTCATCCAAAAATTAAAGCAATTTCATTTACAGGAGGAACTAATACAGGAGCTCATATTGCAAGAACAGCAGCTCCGATGTTTAAGAAATTATCTTTAGAGCTTGGAGGTAAAAATCCTAATATAATTTTTGCAGATTGTGATTATGACAAAATGCTATCCACTACTATAAAATCGTCTTTTGCCAATCAAGGTCAAATATGTCTTTGTGGAAGCAGGATTTTTGTAGAAGAGTCTATATATGGGAAATTCAAAGAGGATTTTGTCAAAAAAGTAAGTGAATTAAAAGTTGGCATTCCTTTTGATTCAGAAACGAATGTTGGAGCATTAGTTTCTAAACAACATCTTGAAAAAGTAAAATCATATATTGATATTGCAGAGCAGGAGGGTGGTGAGATTTTATTTGGTGGAGAAAGAGTTAGTGTAAACGGAGCAGAGAATGGATATTATTTACAACCAACGATTATTGAAGTTGATAGTAATAAGTGTAAATTAAACCAAGAAGAAATCTTTGGACCAGTAGTAACAATAATGTCTTTCAAAACTCAAGAGGAAGCACTAACTTTGGCCAATGATGTTTCTTATGGGTTATCAGCCACCTTATGGACAAATAACTTAAATAGAACCATGCAAATGAGCCAAGAATTACAAGCAGGAATAGTTTGGGTAAACACCTGGTTAATGCGAGATTTAAGAACTCCATTTGGAGGAACAAAAGCAAGCGGTGTCGGTAGAGAAGGAGGTTTCGAAGCTTTACGTTTTTTTACAGAACCTAAAAATATATGTATACAATATAAATAG
- a CDS encoding SDR family oxidoreductase has translation MNLDLENKNALVCGSTQGIGKATAIGLAEEGVNVTLVARNEEKLKAVLSELPNNNQNHSYIVADFTNPEDLKNKIEASKNNYHILINNTGGPAGGPVFNAELSEFERAFTMHLKCNHVLTQAVVPFMKEQGYGRVINVISTSVKQPLDGLGVSNTIRGAVANWSKTMANELGQFGITVNNVLPGATSTERLNEIINNKANKTGKSVDEVINTMKNAAPAKRFAKPEEVANAVVFLASERASFINGINVPVDGGRTKSL, from the coding sequence ATGAATTTAGATCTAGAAAATAAAAATGCATTGGTTTGTGGAAGTACTCAAGGAATTGGAAAAGCCACTGCTATTGGTTTAGCTGAAGAAGGCGTAAATGTTACTTTGGTAGCAAGAAATGAGGAAAAGTTAAAGGCAGTTCTAAGTGAATTACCCAATAATAACCAAAACCATAGTTATATAGTTGCTGATTTTACAAATCCAGAAGATTTGAAAAATAAAATTGAAGCATCTAAAAATAACTATCATATTCTTATTAACAATACTGGTGGGCCGGCAGGAGGTCCAGTTTTTAATGCGGAATTAAGCGAGTTCGAACGTGCTTTTACTATGCATTTAAAATGTAATCATGTGTTAACTCAAGCCGTTGTTCCTTTTATGAAAGAACAAGGTTACGGAAGAGTAATAAATGTAATTTCGACATCCGTGAAACAACCCTTAGATGGACTAGGTGTATCGAATACAATTAGAGGTGCAGTTGCGAATTGGTCTAAAACAATGGCAAATGAATTAGGTCAGTTTGGAATTACAGTGAACAATGTGTTGCCTGGCGCTACTTCTACAGAAAGATTAAATGAAATTATAAATAATAAAGCTAACAAAACAGGTAAGTCTGTAGACGAAGTAATTAATACAATGAAAAATGCTGCTCCAGCAAAGAGATTTGCAAAGCCAGAAGAGGTTGCTAATGCAGTTGTGTTTTTAGCAAGTGAAAGAGCAAGTTTTATAAACGGGATTAATGTTCCTGTTGATGGAGGTAGAACAAAGTCTTTATAA
- a CDS encoding PsbP-related protein, giving the protein MKIRLSVLLLFLSIVSFGQKKDIQVHNTEKYFIEYPKSWSFELSENPSVEFILKTKEQKTDPFRENITLVIQDLKEKDMSLEEYIELTESQLRNMMKGSIVSENMYDKIKKRHVLVYSVNVSSAYLKVKQHFYKKGNQIYILTFTALKKSFEDYKRAADTVLNSFVFKPNK; this is encoded by the coding sequence ATGAAAATTAGATTATCAGTACTACTGTTGTTTTTGTCAATCGTTAGTTTTGGTCAGAAGAAAGATATCCAAGTACATAATACAGAAAAATATTTCATAGAATACCCAAAGAGTTGGTCATTTGAATTATCTGAAAATCCAAGTGTAGAATTTATTCTTAAAACCAAAGAACAAAAAACAGATCCGTTTAGAGAAAATATTACACTTGTTATTCAGGATCTTAAGGAGAAAGATATGTCTCTTGAAGAGTATATTGAGTTGACAGAATCACAACTAAGAAATATGATGAAAGGGTCAATAGTTTCTGAAAATATGTACGACAAGATTAAGAAAAGACATGTACTTGTATATTCAGTAAATGTGTCATCAGCTTATTTGAAAGTTAAGCAGCATTTCTATAAAAAAGGAAATCAAATCTATATATTAACTTTTACCGCTTTAAAAAAATCTTTTGAGGATTATAAAAGAGCAGCAGACACCGTTTTAAATAGTTTTGTGTTTAAACCAAATAAATAA